A window of the Polaribacter sp. HaHaR_3_91 genome harbors these coding sequences:
- a CDS encoding tyrosine-type recombinase/integrase translates to MQQKRLSENTVNTYVEVTAYFLRYGLLKKNEDYSIKLIEQFNYDFIFRANRSVSYQNQCINGIKKFLFFKGIEINLLNIERPKKEKKLPAVLSVAEIKAIFNNLTNLKHKTLLSLLYSGGLRIGEALNLKVDDIDSKRMLIHIKQAKGKKDRYTLLSYSFLILLREYYLAYKPKVFLFEGQNGHKYSGASAQAVLKKALKNTKITKKVTLHTLRHSFATHLLENGTDIRYIQELLGHSSPKTTMIYTHVTKTSLKNIKNPFDEL, encoded by the coding sequence TTGCAACAAAAAAGATTAAGTGAGAATACTGTTAATACTTATGTGGAAGTAACTGCATATTTTCTTCGTTATGGATTACTAAAAAAAAATGAAGATTATTCAATAAAATTAATTGAACAGTTTAACTATGACTTTATATTTAGAGCAAACAGATCCGTATCCTATCAAAATCAATGTATTAATGGAATCAAAAAATTTCTTTTTTTTAAAGGTATAGAAATTAATTTATTAAATATTGAAAGACCTAAGAAAGAAAAGAAATTACCAGCAGTTTTAAGTGTTGCAGAAATTAAAGCCATATTTAATAATCTTACAAATCTAAAGCATAAAACATTATTAAGTCTTCTTTATTCTGGTGGACTCAGAATTGGGGAAGCATTAAATTTAAAAGTTGATGATATTGATAGCAAAAGAATGTTAATTCATATTAAGCAAGCTAAGGGGAAAAAAGACAGGTATACTTTGCTCTCGTATTCTTTTTTAATACTTCTTAGAGAGTACTATTTAGCTTATAAACCTAAAGTTTTTCTTTTTGAAGGGCAAAATGGACATAAATACAGTGGTGCCAGTGCTCAAGCTGTGTTAAAAAAAGCATTGAAAAATACTAAAATTACAAAAAAGGTTACATTACATACTTTAAGACACTCTTTTGCAACACATTTATTAGAAAATGGAACAGATATTAGGTATATACAAGAATTATTAGGTCATAGTAGCCCAAAAACTACAATGATATATACTCATGTTACAAAAACTAGTCTTAAAAATATTAAAAATCCTTTTGATGAATTGTAG
- a CDS encoding NACHT domain-containing NTPase — MIDWNQIEKEIIAETKDVISIDRKINLDKIASLFIDVLRFSVDDKAINGIETRLPNALEKILVKPISRIDKNAYFPEASQIEPYLRKILYLVKPSVYVAIKNDKKKALGAIISLLELNPNKVDFSWTSLSASQKSYFAEHLIKAYNLRNLEGHNCTEWTNAKLYDELRSVLVIYLYATYKYQRELKIAINPFDVSNYLRKEIQRIKVLQSRFVHIDGKEEIDGINLYAKELLEDDEIDKDESQNIREGTIDSLRKSIKEKKMIILGDVGMGKSTTLLFLHLQDAQSAIVDSNKNIPIYLELKNLTDKDDLFEKLKSKLNIDKDVAETLFEKGRINLFLDGLNEIEKKIKVSIFNQINNLIENYPDNFYLITSRPQHYNREFDSDLVNRKIPVFTLQKMVDSQIEEFLTKNGKKVKDYILNEINNNNRLKRIVRNPLMLTMLIGVVLKDGKIPNEKGKIIRAFMFSLYDREQKQIFDFDIDLFHLLLCYLGFQTRDLTGSNSSLERDEYIIPILQERKKELGLEINLLRFLRKAIDLNILVNDSNQFSFSHELFQEYYAAEFLHALNE; from the coding sequence ATGATAGATTGGAATCAAATAGAAAAAGAAATCATAGCGGAAACAAAAGATGTTATATCTATTGATAGAAAAATCAACTTAGATAAAATAGCATCACTTTTCATTGACGTTCTGAGATTTAGTGTTGATGATAAAGCCATAAATGGGATTGAAACTCGTTTACCGAATGCCCTTGAAAAGATTCTTGTCAAACCAATATCCAGAATAGATAAAAACGCATATTTCCCAGAAGCAAGTCAAATAGAACCCTATCTAAGAAAGATTCTATATCTTGTTAAACCATCTGTCTACGTAGCAATAAAAAATGATAAAAAGAAAGCACTTGGAGCTATTATTTCATTGCTTGAATTAAACCCAAATAAGGTTGATTTTTCTTGGACAAGCCTTTCAGCTAGTCAAAAATCTTATTTCGCTGAACATTTAATCAAGGCATATAATTTACGAAATCTAGAAGGCCATAATTGCACAGAATGGACAAATGCAAAACTCTACGATGAACTTAGAAGCGTTCTAGTAATTTATCTATACGCCACATATAAGTATCAAAGGGAATTGAAAATAGCAATTAATCCATTTGACGTATCAAACTATCTCAGAAAAGAGATTCAAAGAATTAAAGTTTTGCAGTCTCGATTTGTCCATATTGACGGTAAGGAAGAAATAGATGGTATTAACCTATACGCCAAGGAGCTACTGGAAGATGATGAGATAGATAAAGATGAATCTCAAAATATTCGGGAAGGGACAATTGATAGTTTAAGGAAATCCATCAAAGAAAAGAAAATGATAATATTGGGTGATGTTGGAATGGGAAAAAGCACCACATTGCTGTTCCTACACCTTCAAGATGCTCAATCAGCTATCGTTGATAGTAATAAGAACATACCTATATACCTTGAATTAAAAAACTTAACAGATAAAGACGATCTATTTGAAAAACTGAAATCAAAACTGAATATTGATAAGGATGTTGCAGAGACATTATTTGAAAAAGGGAGAATTAATCTATTCTTAGATGGTCTTAATGAAATTGAAAAGAAAATAAAAGTTTCAATTTTTAACCAAATCAATAATTTAATTGAAAATTATCCTGATAATTTTTATTTAATTACCAGCAGACCTCAACATTACAACAGAGAATTTGATAGTGACTTAGTCAATAGAAAAATACCAGTTTTTACACTTCAAAAAATGGTGGATAGTCAAATAGAAGAGTTTCTTACAAAGAATGGGAAAAAGGTAAAAGACTATATTCTAAATGAAATAAATAATAATAATAGACTAAAAAGAATCGTACGAAATCCGTTAATGCTAACAATGCTAATTGGAGTTGTTTTAAAAGATGGAAAAATCCCCAATGAAAAAGGTAAAATAATAAGAGCATTTATGTTCAGTCTTTATGATAGGGAACAAAAACAGATTTTTGATTTTGATATAGATCTTTTCCACTTGTTATTATGCTATTTGGGTTTTCAAACAAGAGATCTAACAGGTTCTAATTCAAGTTTGGAAAGAGATGAATACATAATTCCAATTCTTCAAGAAAGAAAAAAGGAGCTTGGTTTAGAAATCAATTTACTTAGGTTTTTAAGAAAAGCAATTGATTTAAACATTC
- a CDS encoding tyrosine-type recombinase/integrase encodes MQSIYHYLTLTTEIEHDFEHDSKVLNLFSSPKIYTAKGDLSKRWYIYFSFRNPKTGKLERMANVYGKVNQYKTKENRMSILSSYRKNLLFLLKQGFNPFIDNSELYEQLKNHTVDIELEETLKEEAISPSKINESVKNAVKEALDENMITSLLENVILKGDLSKTTKKPIKNNQKEIHIKEQNTGNKNQEEMSIVKAFDFALSLKEKAVSSGTIKDYKRKAKLFIIWMEETHPTKKNIREISRKDLLDYFNGIVLKTSARNRNNYRTELGSIFQVLKNNELVAENYIQSIPVLKSKTERNKVYTLKEQQNIFEYLEKQDQLLLLFIKFVSYSFIRPIEVCRIRIKDINLETKTVQFKAKNSPLKTKIIPSILFDELPDLSKLDKESFLFTPETIGAFWDANETNRRDHFSKRFRKVVKDHFKLNEDYGIYSFRHTFISKLYRKLRENASPFEAKSNLMLITGHKSMSALEKYLREIDAELPEDYSKLFK; translated from the coding sequence TAAGCGATGGTACATCTATTTTTCCTTCAGAAATCCAAAAACAGGGAAATTGGAACGAATGGCAAATGTATATGGTAAAGTAAACCAATACAAAACCAAAGAGAATAGAATGAGCATCTTGTCTTCTTATAGAAAAAACTTGTTGTTTTTACTAAAACAAGGCTTCAATCCTTTCATAGATAACTCCGAGTTGTATGAGCAGTTGAAAAATCACACTGTTGATATAGAACTAGAAGAAACTCTTAAAGAAGAAGCAATATCTCCATCAAAAATAAACGAATCTGTAAAAAATGCTGTAAAGGAAGCCCTAGATGAAAATATGATTACTTCACTTTTAGAAAATGTAATTCTAAAGGGAGACTTATCTAAAACAACCAAAAAACCTATAAAAAACAACCAAAAAGAAATTCACATAAAAGAACAAAATACTGGGAATAAGAATCAAGAAGAAATGTCTATTGTAAAAGCTTTTGACTTTGCGCTAAGCTTAAAAGAAAAGGCAGTAAGTAGTGGAACGATAAAAGATTATAAAAGAAAAGCAAAACTTTTTATTATTTGGATGGAAGAAACGCATCCAACCAAAAAGAATATAAGAGAAATTTCTAGAAAAGATTTATTAGATTATTTTAATGGAATTGTTTTAAAAACAAGCGCAAGAAATCGTAATAATTACAGAACAGAATTAGGAAGTATCTTCCAAGTATTAAAAAATAATGAATTGGTTGCTGAAAACTATATTCAATCAATTCCTGTATTAAAATCCAAAACAGAAAGAAATAAGGTTTACACATTAAAAGAGCAACAAAATATATTTGAATATTTAGAAAAACAAGATCAACTATTATTACTATTCATAAAATTCGTTTCTTATAGTTTCATTAGACCTATTGAGGTTTGTAGAATAAGAATTAAGGACATTAATTTAGAAACTAAAACCGTTCAATTTAAGGCTAAGAATAGCCCTTTAAAAACAAAAATTATTCCTAGTATTTTATTTGATGAATTACCAGATTTATCAAAGTTAGATAAGGAATCCTTTTTATTTACTCCAGAAACAATTGGAGCTTTCTGGGATGCAAATGAAACTAATAGAAGAGATCATTTTTCTAAAAGATTTAGAAAAGTTGTAAAAGACCATTTTAAATTGAATGAAGATTATGGAATTTATAGTTTTAGACATACCTTTATCTCAAAATTATATAGAAAACTGAGAGAAAATGCTTCTCCTTTTGAAGCTAAGAGTAATTTAATGCTGATTACAGGACATAAATCAATGAGTGCATTGGAAAAATATTTAAGAGAAATTGATGCAGAGTTGCCAGAAGATTACTCAAAATTATTTAAGTAA